Proteins from a genomic interval of Bdellovibrio sp. ArHS:
- a CDS encoding carbon-nitrogen hydrolase family protein yields the protein MTSSPELVVAAVQMTSIDDVDANLMQMEALLEEAFQNSQPRLVCFPENCLYLRLVEGEKIEGFALDHSALKALAESAKKYNTFLHLGSVPLFVEGHLYNSSVLITPLGEIRATYQKLHLFDIQLEGQKPLRESDVFRHGQRPNILEVDGWRIGEAICYDVRFAELFSQYARKEVDVILLPAAFLVKTGEAHWEILLRARAIENQSYVVAAAQGGTHTGTRGGTRETYGHSLMIDPWGGVIGQVEKRAPGVVLATFTKERIEKVRAQIPMKFHRRLPVG from the coding sequence ATGACTTCTTCTCCTGAGTTGGTGGTCGCAGCCGTGCAGATGACATCGATTGACGATGTCGACGCCAATCTTATGCAGATGGAAGCTCTTCTGGAAGAAGCCTTCCAAAATTCTCAACCGCGTCTGGTATGCTTCCCTGAAAACTGCCTTTACTTGCGACTGGTCGAAGGAGAAAAAATCGAGGGCTTTGCGCTGGACCATTCGGCCTTAAAAGCTCTCGCAGAATCGGCAAAAAAGTATAATACCTTTTTGCATCTAGGATCGGTTCCTCTTTTTGTTGAGGGTCATCTTTATAACTCGTCGGTGTTGATTACCCCTCTGGGGGAAATTCGCGCCACTTATCAAAAACTTCATCTTTTCGATATCCAACTGGAAGGCCAAAAGCCTCTGCGCGAGTCTGATGTTTTCCGTCATGGACAGCGTCCCAATATTTTGGAAGTTGACGGTTGGAGGATCGGCGAGGCCATCTGTTATGACGTGCGCTTTGCCGAACTTTTTTCTCAGTACGCGCGAAAAGAAGTCGATGTTATTTTGCTCCCGGCGGCTTTCCTGGTTAAAACCGGTGAGGCGCATTGGGAAATTCTTTTGCGAGCCAGAGCGATTGAGAATCAATCTTATGTGGTCGCTGCAGCACAAGGTGGCACTCATACGGGGACTCGTGGCGGTACACGTGAAACTTACGGTCATTCTTTGATGATTGACCCTTGGGGCGGCGTCATCGGACAAGTCGAAAAGCGGGCTCCGGGTGTGGTGCTTGCGACGTTTACGAAAGAGCGCATCGAAAAGGTGCGGGCTCAGATCCCGATGAAATTTCATCGCCGTCTGCCGGTAGGCTAA
- a CDS encoding KOW motif domain-containing protein, which produces MKLKIKKGATVQVISGSDKGKKGSVLSVDAKNMKIQVQGVKVQTHYDKKDGLLKKEGFIDYSNVKLVEAASKEKKTSKKATKSKSA; this is translated from the coding sequence GAAAATCAAAAAAGGCGCAACTGTACAAGTTATCTCTGGATCTGACAAAGGTAAGAAGGGTTCAGTTTTGTCTGTAGACGCTAAAAACATGAAAATCCAAGTTCAAGGTGTGAAAGTACAAACACACTATGACAAAAAAGATGGTCTTTTGAAAAAAGAAGGCTTTATCGACTACTCAAATGTGAAGTTGGTAGAAGCTGCTTCTAAAGAAAAGAAGACTTCTAAAAAAGCTACTAAGTCTAAATCAGCTTAG
- a CDS encoding electron transfer flavoprotein-ubiquinone oxidoreductase: MSIYTELPEGVTRETMDVDVLIVGGGAAGLSCALHLQNQIQKHNEDVSAGRKQGEQIPDQMIVVLEKASEIGAHSFSGAVLNPKALSELIPNFKDEGCPIDSEVKKDAVYYLGSDFSFKLPITPPPFHNEGNYIISLSKFNRWLATKCEEKGINIFPGFAAVEALYEGNKIVGVRTGDKGRDKNGKPKVNFEPGLILKSKVTIFAEGTRGSLFKQVEKKLNLRAGKNPDVYEEGVKEVIQMPAGTVEAGQVIHTLGFPLSKSIGGTFIYTLPGDKIIVGLVAYLDSEDPLLDPHRELQKLKTHPFLQDMLRGGKVIAYGGKTLPAGGWYSMPKLYGDGFMVCGDSASMVDVQKLKGIHLAMKSGMQAADTILEGLTKGAEFSESVTQGYEKRVESSYVKDDLYRVRNFHQTLSKGMFSSMPLLALQEITGGRGLQDFMKIEHIDADTTEKVIDVWGPYGLDHEDNKLPKPDGQLFFDKLSSVYLTGTMHDEDSPNHLILKDGDICRTVCEPQYKSPCNHFCPASVYEMVPSTVEAGKKDLQINYTNCIHCKTCDIKCPFENIEWTVPEGGGGPQYRET, translated from the coding sequence ATGTCAATCTATACTGAACTACCGGAAGGCGTAACTCGCGAAACTATGGACGTTGACGTTTTGATCGTCGGCGGCGGAGCTGCGGGTCTGTCTTGCGCACTTCATCTACAAAACCAAATTCAAAAACACAATGAAGACGTTTCCGCGGGTCGCAAACAAGGCGAACAGATTCCAGATCAAATGATCGTGGTTCTGGAAAAAGCTTCTGAAATCGGCGCTCACAGTTTTTCTGGAGCGGTTCTGAACCCCAAAGCGTTGAGTGAACTTATTCCCAACTTCAAAGACGAAGGCTGCCCGATTGATTCGGAAGTGAAGAAGGATGCGGTTTATTATCTGGGTTCTGATTTTTCGTTCAAACTTCCGATCACGCCTCCGCCATTTCACAATGAAGGCAACTACATCATTTCGTTAAGCAAGTTCAATCGTTGGTTGGCAACGAAATGTGAAGAAAAAGGTATCAATATCTTCCCGGGCTTTGCGGCCGTGGAAGCGCTTTATGAAGGCAATAAAATTGTCGGTGTTCGCACCGGCGATAAAGGCCGCGATAAGAATGGCAAACCCAAAGTGAATTTTGAACCGGGTCTGATTTTAAAATCTAAAGTCACGATCTTCGCAGAAGGAACTCGCGGATCCTTGTTCAAACAAGTGGAAAAGAAACTGAACCTTCGCGCTGGAAAAAATCCTGACGTTTATGAAGAGGGTGTTAAAGAGGTTATCCAGATGCCTGCCGGAACGGTTGAAGCAGGTCAGGTGATTCATACCTTGGGCTTCCCTCTTTCCAAATCTATCGGTGGAACTTTCATTTACACTCTTCCAGGCGATAAAATTATTGTCGGTCTTGTGGCGTACCTTGATTCCGAGGATCCTTTGTTGGACCCACATCGCGAATTGCAAAAATTGAAAACTCATCCGTTCCTGCAAGACATGCTTAGAGGCGGCAAAGTGATCGCCTATGGTGGTAAGACATTGCCTGCGGGTGGTTGGTATTCCATGCCAAAACTTTATGGTGATGGCTTCATGGTTTGTGGTGATTCTGCCAGCATGGTGGATGTGCAAAAGCTGAAGGGCATCCATTTGGCGATGAAGTCGGGCATGCAAGCCGCGGACACAATCCTTGAAGGTTTGACGAAGGGCGCAGAGTTCTCTGAGTCCGTCACTCAAGGTTATGAAAAGCGCGTTGAATCCAGTTATGTGAAAGATGATCTTTACCGGGTTCGTAACTTCCATCAAACCCTGAGCAAAGGCATGTTTTCTTCAATGCCTCTATTGGCTTTGCAAGAGATCACTGGCGGCCGGGGGCTTCAGGACTTCATGAAGATCGAGCATATCGACGCTGACACAACTGAAAAGGTGATCGATGTTTGGGGTCCCTATGGCTTGGATCATGAAGATAACAAGCTGCCCAAGCCCGATGGCCAGCTTTTCTTCGACAAGCTTTCCAGCGTGTATTTGACGGGGACCATGCATGATGAGGACTCTCCGAACCATTTGATTCTTAAGGACGGCGATATCTGCCGTACGGTATGTGAGCCGCAGTATAAATCACCTTGTAATCATTTCTGTCCCGCTTCGGTCTATGAGATGGTGCCATCCACAGTTGAGGCAGGTAAGAAGGACTTACAAATTAATTATACGAACTGTATTCACTGTAAAACTTGTGATATTAAGTGCCCATTCGAAAACATCGAGTGGACCGTTCCTGAAGGGGGCGGGGGACCACAATATCGCGAAACATGA